CTACCGCGCTTGAAGTTTCTTGAAAATCCTCTGGATTTTTTTCGTTTCCTCTTTTTCTAAAATTCTCATGCGAGAAGGAGCCTTTATATTCCGCGTCCTCTGAGCAGAGATAAAGAACGTACGGGAGTAATTTTTTAAAATCTTCAATATATTGCGATTCAATTAGCTTGGAATATTTGGCTTCATTTCCATCATTCAAGGTTAGGTATTTTAGATTGCCCCTTATACCTTCTTTCATTTTTTCGAAGGACTCCTCAAAAGTTTCTGTTTCTAATCTGAAAGAAAGCAATTGCGGTAAATGATTCTTTAACACTATAACAATTTTGAATTCTTCCGAAATTCCATTAAAATCAAAATGGGCAAAAAATCCAAATGCGTTGAATTCGTTTTCTTCGGGCAGTTCGACGTAAATTGACCACTGAGGCAATCGCTTCAAAATTTCGACCGGAACCTTATCTGGAAATTTAGAATCTGATAACTCTTCGAAGATTTCTGGACTGAAACGATATATTCCTTTTGTGAAACTCCAAGGAATGAGCGCGGTCAACATGCTCGTAAATGCAATTTTATCTGGATACTTTGGATCGTTCTTGTCCGGAATTCCTTTAAATACGAGTGGGAGAAATGATGGAAACGGAGCAAAAACGCTGTCAGACCAATTCGGAAGGGCTTTTCCTTTTTGTTCTAAAGTTTGTTTTGTATATTCTTTCCAATTTGGGAATTGTATTTTCATTGCATCCCATAGCATTTCCGGTCCGGACTTTTTCTTAATTGATTTACGATTCGAACGTCTTAAAGATTTCATTCCCACCCCTCATAGTTCGGGACTCATAATTGACATCCCTCTTCCATTAAGTCTACAAAAAATATGGAATTTTAAAGGCTTGAATCCGATCTCAAATTTGAGAGCCTTTCCCCCTTTCCAGCTCTTTAAAATTATCCATTCCGATTCATAATAATTATGAAAATCTTATTAAATTTTGTCGTAAAAGTATATTGTAAAGTATTTATTTAACGAATTAGAATACCTTTAAGTAGAACTTTCCTTTTGTATTAGATTTATCGATACGCATACTTTTCATTCTCACTCTGCGAGCTCTTTCTAAAAAAGTTCTTGTTGTTTCAATTCTTCGTATTCGACTTTTTTAAGTATATCTTCTTCAAACTCATCACCAGGTCGGAATTTTCGGATTGTATAGAATTCTACGTTTTCTTCGGGATAAATTTGAAGAAGAGGTTCTATATCATGTTTACTTTTTAGGGCTGGATCGATCCATGTGTCTTCTAATTCGCGCGGAAGTATAAGCGGCATTCGTGTATGAATCTGAGAGAATTTTTTATTGGGTGGTGTCGTAAGCATAGAGTATCTTTTTAACACTTCCTTGGTTTCGGGATTCGTCCACTCTTCCCAAATCCCCGCTAAACAAAAAATCTCTTCGTGTTGTAAATACACTCTATACGGATATGATTTCTTTCGGACTTCTTGGCTGTCATAGAATCCTGTCGAAGGTATAAGGCATCTTCGTTCTAAAATTGCTTCGCGAAAAGAAGGCAGTTCAAATATCGTTTCCGACTTTGCGTTTAATGTCCTATTTTGCATTAGTTTTGCTTGCTCAACACTCTTCACCCATTTCGGAATTAACCCCCATCCAGCATATAAAAATGAATTTTCAACTCCCCGCGTTACTACAGGTCGCGGTTTGTGTTCAAATCCATTTTCGTGAAAGACTGGACGAAAATCCGGTTGTTCAATAAGGCCTGCGCTAAATCGATTAGAAAGTTTCTGCGCCGATGCAGTTAGCGAGTTATGATAGCACATTGGACTTACTGTATTAGGCTTCTTTGATTTTTCAAAATATTTTTTTTGTCCACACGTGAAAATCCTTTGTTCTTACCCCGCTCGAATCTCAAGAATCTCTTTCCAATTCGTAGTATAACGTGGTGACCTATTGGCTTGCCGGAGGGACCAAGCGTTTTGTTTGGTCGCGACCGCGAGTTTCACTTTTTCTTTTCCGAACTTCACATTGATTTTATCGATCGTATTCGAGATTTCTTCGTCGCGCATCCGGTTAAAGTCACTGAATAAGTCGTCTTGCCGGTCTATATCTGTGGTGATCCGATCAAGAATGATCCCGGCTTTTTTGTATTGGAGACCTGGTCTATAAATTCTCCTGAGACCGAAAAGAGCGAAACGAACGATCTTAATCGTATCCTGCATTTGTACGGGCAACGGGACTTCAGTGTTGCACGCATACTGTTCTAGATCCGGACGGTGCTGGTTCGTATGAACGAAAACCCGGATTAGGTTTGTGTATCCATTTTGATTTCTTAGGTTATACGCTGCTCGCGTCGCGAAGGTCGCGACCGCTCCTTCCAAGGATTCCAAAGAATCACGCATCGAACTGAAACTACGAGCGATTCCGATCGTTTTTTTCGCGGGGTCCACGGTTACGAGTGTCGAACACTCGATCGCATTGAGTTCGTAAGCAATCCGCGCGCCTACAACGGTCAGGTGTTTACGAATCCAATGTTTATTCGCACGCGAAAATTCCCAAGCGTTTGTTATTCCAACCGCTTCGAGTTTTCGAGCATACGCGGGACCGATTCCCCAAATGTCCGCGACCGCAACTTGTTTTAACGCCTCAATTCGTTTTTCTTCAGAATCTATGATGTAGATACCGCGATACTCCTCCTTTTTTTTTGCGAGGTGATTCGCAAGTTTCGCGAGTGTCTTCGTTGGTCCAATTCCGACTGAAACCGGAATTCCGGTGTATTTGGGAATTCTTTGAAAGATATTGTTTGCAACCTCTGGAAGTTTTTCATTTTGAAATCCGGAAAATCCGAGGAATGCTTCATCGATTGAGTAGACCTCGACGTGCGGAGAAAAATTTCTAAGAAGGTTCATAACGCGTCTTGACATATCGCCGTATAACGCGTAGTTCGAAGAGAACGCCTCGATTTCTTTTACGGCGAAATAATCCTTTCGAAGAAAGGCAGGTTCACCCATTTTGATTCCAAGTTCTTTCGCTTCCTTGCTTCTCGAAATCACACATCCGTCGTTGTTGGAAAGGACAACTACCGGCCGCGTCCGGAGCTCCGGACGGAATACACGTTCACACGAACAGTAAAACGAATTGCAGTCAACGAGGCCGTACACCTCTCCCCCTTAACAAATTATGACAGCTCCAAGAAACAACACCCCAGAGTAAAAATTCATTCTCGTTTGTGATCGGAATCGGAGGAAATTGCTGGTTGGCAGAAACGAGCATCCGTTTTCGTCCTTCTATTCGCAGGATCTTCGTTAAAAAACTTCCGTCAAGCGTGCAAACAACAACACTTCCGTTGAGTGCCTC
This DNA window, taken from Leptospira sanjuanensis, encodes the following:
- a CDS encoding Y-family DNA polymerase, giving the protein MYGLVDCNSFYCSCERVFRPELRTRPVVVLSNNDGCVISRSKEAKELGIKMGEPAFLRKDYFAVKEIEAFSSNYALYGDMSRRVMNLLRNFSPHVEVYSIDEAFLGFSGFQNEKLPEVANNIFQRIPKYTGIPVSVGIGPTKTLAKLANHLAKKKEEYRGIYIIDSEEKRIEALKQVAVADIWGIGPAYARKLEAVGITNAWEFSRANKHWIRKHLTVVGARIAYELNAIECSTLVTVDPAKKTIGIARSFSSMRDSLESLEGAVATFATRAAYNLRNQNGYTNLIRVFVHTNQHRPDLEQYACNTEVPLPVQMQDTIKIVRFALFGLRRIYRPGLQYKKAGIILDRITTDIDRQDDLFSDFNRMRDEEISNTIDKINVKFGKEKVKLAVATKQNAWSLRQANRSPRYTTNWKEILEIRAG
- a CDS encoding SOS response-associated peptidase encodes the protein MCYHNSLTASAQKLSNRFSAGLIEQPDFRPVFHENGFEHKPRPVVTRGVENSFLYAGWGLIPKWVKSVEQAKLMQNRTLNAKSETIFELPSFREAILERRCLIPSTGFYDSQEVRKKSYPYRVYLQHEEIFCLAGIWEEWTNPETKEVLKRYSMLTTPPNKKFSQIHTRMPLILPRELEDTWIDPALKSKHDIEPLLQIYPEENVEFYTIRKFRPGDEFEEDILKKVEYEELKQQELF
- a CDS encoding AcrVA2 family anti-CRISPR protein, whose amino-acid sequence is MKSLRRSNRKSIKKKSGPEMLWDAMKIQFPNWKEYTKQTLEQKGKALPNWSDSVFAPFPSFLPLVFKGIPDKNDPKYPDKIAFTSMLTALIPWSFTKGIYRFSPEIFEELSDSKFPDKVPVEILKRLPQWSIYVELPEENEFNAFGFFAHFDFNGISEEFKIVIVLKNHLPQLLSFRLETETFEESFEKMKEGIRGNLKYLTLNDGNEAKYSKLIESQYIEDFKKLLPYVLYLCSEDAEYKGSFSHENFRKRGNEKNPEDFQETSSAVVWDVGVEISRQLREYRNLEKSKNASDGKKTPHIRRAHWHHFWVGNGEERNLIVRWLSPIPVKMDIGKN